A segment of the Actinomycetota bacterium genome:
GCCATGAGCCCCGCAGACCGCGCCGTCGCCAGCGCGCGCCCCGTCCGCTGGCGCCTTCGCTTCGACACCACCACCGTGCTCGCGGTCGTGCTCGCGATCGCGCTGACTGCGGGCTACGCGCTCGCCGTCTACCTGTCGCGCGAGTTCTACTACGTCGAGGCGCCGCCGGGTTCGACGTTCTCGGCTCAGCCGGAGGGCCTCAGGACCGCGTACCGCTACCTGAGTGCGCTCGGCGCCGACGTGCGCACGCTCCAGCAGTTCGAGACGCTCCCGGCCACCGGCACGCTCGTGATCGCCGCGCCGGAAGGCCTCGCCGCCGAGTCGACCGACGCCGAGGCCGAGCGGCTCGCGCACTGGGTCGAGGGCGGCGGGCGGCTCGTGCTCGCGGGCCTGAGCGCCGGCACGCTCGCCGACACGGTCGCACAGGCCACGGGTGTCTCGCGCGCCTCGGCGAAGCCCGCCACGCTCACGCCGGTCCAGCAGACGCGGTTCGTCACCGGTGTCACCCAGGTCGCGTTCGACGAGGCGCGTCTCGACATCTCGGCCGACCCCGGGTGGGTGACCACGTTCCGCGACGGCTCGGGCGCGCTGCTCGTGTCGCGCACCTTCGGCGCTGGCGAGGTCGTCTGGCTTGCCGATGCGCTGCCGCTGTCGAACGCGGGCCTCGCGCGCGCCGACGACGGCGACTTCGCGGTGCGCCTGCTGGCTTCCGTGCCCGGCCCGGTCTTCTTCGACGAGTACCACCACGGCTTTGCGAAGGGTGGCGGCGCGTGGGACCGCCTCGGCAGCGGCGGGCGCACCGGCGTCGTGCTGCTGCTGATCGCGGCACTCGCGCTCGTGGTCTCGCGCGCCCAGCGTGTGGGCCCGCCGGTCGAGGAACGCGAGGTCCCCGCGGCGCGCACCACCGCTTACATCGACTCGCTCGCCGAGCTGTATCGGCGCGCCGGCGCCCGGGCGCACGCGCTCGAGGCGCTCGAGGACGGGCTCGCTCGCGCGCTCGCGCGCCGCTGGGGCACCACCGCGGCGGGTCTCTCGCGCACACCCGAGGCCGCCGGCGCGCTCGGCGCGTCCCGTGCCCTGCGCGCCCGCGAGACCATGACCACGCAGGAGTTCCTCGGCGCTGCCGCCCAGCTGCGCCGTGTCAGATGCGAGACGGAAGGACGAGAGACAAGATGAGCGACGCGAACCAGGTGGTGCGGCTTGCCGAAGCCGTGCGTGTGGAGGTCGCGAAGGCGGTCGTCGGCCAGGACGCGGCCGTCGACGGGCTGCTGATCGGCCTGCTGACCGGCGGGCACGTGCTGCTCGAAGGCGTGCCGGGCACCGCGAAGACGCTCGTTGCGCGCTCGCTCGCGCACGCGCTCGACGCGACCTTCAAGCGCATCCAGTTCTCGCCCGACCTGATGCCCGCCGACGTCGTCGGCACCAGCGTCTACGACGCGTCGAACGGTGAGTTCGTCTTGCGCCGCGGGCCGGTCTTCGCCAACCTCGTGCTCGCCGACGAGATCAACCGCACGCCGCCGAAGACCCAGTCGGCCCTGCTCGAGGCGATGCAGGAGCGGCAGGTCACCATCGACGGCACGACGCACGCGTTGCCCGACCCGTTCATGGTCATCGCGACGCAGAACCCGGTCGAGTACGAGGGCACGTACCCGCTGCCTGAGGCGCAGCTCGACCGCTTCCAGCAGAAACTCGTCGTCAGCTATCCGAGCGTCGACGAGGAGTCCGAGATACTGCGCCGGCACGTCGGCGGACTCGAGCTGGCGGACCTCGCGGCGCTGGGCCTGCGCGCGGTCGCGTCCACGGCCGACATCGCCGCCGCCCGTGCGGCGCTCGACGGGGTCACCGTGGACGACGGCGTCGTCGCGTACGTCGCCGCCATCGCGCGAGCCACCCGCGGGCACGTCTCGGTCACGCTCGGCGCCTCGCCGCGGGCCGCGGTCTCGCTGCTGGTGGCCGCCAAGGCGCACGCGCTCTTGCGCGGTCGCGCGTTCGTCACACCCGACGACGTGAAGACGCTCGCGCCGGCATGCCTGCGCCACCGCCTCCTGCTCCAGCCCGAGGTCGAGATCGAGGGCGCCGACACCGACGCCGTCCTCGCCGAGGTCCTGAGCCAGGTGCCCGTCCCGCGGTGAGCGAGCGGCCCGGCATACTGCGCGCGCTCTCGTCAGTCCACCTGACGCCGCGCTTCGCGCTGCTGCTCGCCGCGCCGGCGCTGCCGCTCGTGCTGCTGCCCGGCTCGCTCGCCCCCGTGCTCGCGGCCGCGTGGGCGCTCGTGTGCGCGGGCGTCGCGGCCGCGGACTTGCGCGCGGCCGTGCGCGTGGGCGAGCTCGAGTGGGAGCGCGCGACGCCGCCCAAGCTGTCCATCGGCGTGCCCAACCCGGTCACCCTGCGCGTGCGCAACACGTCCGCGCGCGTCGCCCGCATCGTGGCGCGCGAGACGCCGCCGCCGGGGTTCGAGGGCGAGCGGGCGTTCGGCACGCTCGACGTGGCGCCCCGCGCATCCGAGGAGCGC
Coding sequences within it:
- a CDS encoding MoxR family ATPase; translation: MSDANQVVRLAEAVRVEVAKAVVGQDAAVDGLLIGLLTGGHVLLEGVPGTAKTLVARSLAHALDATFKRIQFSPDLMPADVVGTSVYDASNGEFVLRRGPVFANLVLADEINRTPPKTQSALLEAMQERQVTIDGTTHALPDPFMVIATQNPVEYEGTYPLPEAQLDRFQQKLVVSYPSVDEESEILRRHVGGLELADLAALGLRAVASTADIAAARAALDGVTVDDGVVAYVAAIARATRGHVSVTLGASPRAAVSLLVAAKAHALLRGRAFVTPDDVKTLAPACLRHRLLLQPEVEIEGADTDAVLAEVLSQVPVPR
- a CDS encoding DUF4350 domain-containing protein, with product MSPADRAVASARPVRWRLRFDTTTVLAVVLAIALTAGYALAVYLSREFYYVEAPPGSTFSAQPEGLRTAYRYLSALGADVRTLQQFETLPATGTLVIAAPEGLAAESTDAEAERLAHWVEGGGRLVLAGLSAGTLADTVAQATGVSRASAKPATLTPVQQTRFVTGVTQVAFDEARLDISADPGWVTTFRDGSGALLVSRTFGAGEVVWLADALPLSNAGLARADDGDFAVRLLASVPGPVFFDEYHHGFAKGGGAWDRLGSGGRTGVVLLLIAALALVVSRAQRVGPPVEEREVPAARTTAYIDSLAELYRRAGARAHALEALEDGLARALARRWGTTAAGLSRTPEAAGALGASRALRARETMTTQEFLGAAAQLRRVRCETEGRETR